A stretch of Desulfobaccales bacterium DNA encodes these proteins:
- a CDS encoding ArsB/NhaD family transporter — MNRGKLGILGGLLLALILLVPVESSLAADLLRVAGTVRSGQGKGVADARLVVLVNGHPVPSVGGDGEPKSSNRGSFAGDFLLPAGTLPTAQVAVQAAKPAWRTTEPVPLVVHAEGTDPEGRRLFSAQAHLTLERQVTPAFWLAAAILAVVYLLIALEWLHRTLAALLGAALMLFVSYTLGVWDERFFIVSFEDAMQGVDLNVIFLLLGMMIFVGVLKRTGLFPWLAARAYGAARGNVFVLAGFLMGITAFLSAFLDNVTTMLLMIPVTLEIALTLRIPPLSLLIPEVFASNVGGTATLIGDPPNILIGSYANLTFAQFLHHLTAICVVALAAAVGFFLAYYCRDYRRAQVKDFAATLARLKAEHPITDRRLLCWGLSLLGLTIFLFIIHGVLHMEPSVAALTGAMLLLVFSRVNIVEMLEREVEWPTLVFFMALFIIIAGAEETGLIQFLAEGVRQLSGDSLPRAVILVLWVSAIASALIDNIPFTATMLPIVAFLNQQLPGAESGVLWWALALGACLGGNGTLIGASANVVTVGLAERAGYPISFMDYLQACLPPMLLTVLLSMAYLLLWY, encoded by the coding sequence GTGAATAGGGGTAAACTCGGCATCCTGGGCGGCCTGCTTCTGGCCCTGATTCTCTTAGTGCCGGTGGAGAGCAGTCTGGCCGCGGATCTGCTGAGGGTGGCGGGAACGGTGAGGAGCGGGCAGGGCAAAGGGGTGGCCGATGCCCGCCTGGTGGTCCTGGTAAATGGCCACCCGGTCCCCTCTGTGGGGGGCGACGGCGAGCCCAAAAGCAGCAACCGGGGCAGCTTTGCCGGCGATTTTCTCCTGCCCGCCGGCACTCTCCCCACGGCCCAGGTGGCGGTGCAGGCGGCCAAGCCCGCCTGGCGCACCACAGAACCCGTGCCCCTGGTGGTCCATGCCGAAGGCACCGACCCCGAGGGCCGCCGTCTCTTCAGCGCCCAGGCCCACCTCACCCTGGAGCGCCAGGTCACTCCGGCCTTCTGGCTGGCCGCCGCCATCCTGGCGGTGGTCTATCTCCTCATCGCCCTGGAGTGGCTGCACCGCACTCTGGCGGCGCTGTTAGGGGCCGCCCTGATGCTCTTTGTCTCCTACACCCTGGGCGTCTGGGATGAGCGCTTTTTCATCGTTTCCTTTGAGGACGCCATGCAGGGGGTGGACCTCAATGTCATCTTCCTGCTCTTGGGGATGATGATCTTCGTGGGGGTGCTGAAAAGGACGGGGCTTTTCCCCTGGCTGGCGGCCCGGGCGTATGGCGCCGCCCGGGGCAATGTCTTTGTGCTGGCGGGATTTCTCATGGGCATCACCGCTTTTCTCTCGGCGTTTCTGGACAATGTCACCACCATGCTTCTCATGATTCCGGTGACCCTGGAGATTGCCCTGACCCTGAGGATCCCCCCTTTAAGCCTCCTCATCCCTGAGGTCTTTGCCTCCAACGTGGGGGGCACGGCCACCCTCATCGGCGATCCCCCCAACATCCTCATCGGCTCCTATGCCAACCTCACCTTTGCCCAGTTTCTCCATCACCTCACCGCTATCTGCGTGGTGGCCCTGGCGGCGGCGGTGGGGTTCTTTCTGGCCTATTACTGCCGGGACTACCGCCGGGCGCAGGTGAAAGACTTTGCCGCCACCCTGGCCCGCCTCAAGGCCGAGCACCCCATCACCGACCGCCGGCTCCTGTGCTGGGGCCTTTCCTTGCTGGGCCTGACTATCTTCCTTTTCATCATCCACGGTGTCTTGCACATGGAGCCCTCGGTGGCGGCCTTGACCGGCGCCATGCTGCTCCTGGTCTTTTCCCGGGTCAATATCGTGGAGATGCTGGAGCGGGAGGTGGAGTGGCCCACCCTGGTCTTTTTCATGGCCCTGTTCATCATCATTGCCGGGGCCGAGGAGACGGGCCTGATTCAGTTTTTGGCGGAGGGGGTGCGACAGCTCTCCGGGGATTCCCTGCCCCGGGCGGTGATCCTGGTGCTGTGGGTGTCGGCGATTGCTTCCGCCCTCATTGACAATATTCCCTTCACCGCCACCATGCTGCCCATCGTGGCCTTCCTGAACCAGCAACTGCCCGGCGCAGAGAGCGGAGTGCTGTGGTGGGCCCTGGCCCTGGGGGCCTGCCTGGGGGGCAACGGCACCCTGATCGGCGCCTCGGCCAATGTGGTCACCGTGGGCCTGGCGGAACGGGCGGGCTATCCCATTTCTTTTATGGACTATCTGCAGGCCTGCCTGCCGCCCATGCTTCTCACCGTGCTCTTGTCCATGGCCTATCTGCTCCTGTGGTATTGA
- a CDS encoding universal stress protein → MSPFPFPVTRMLLPYDGSPGAREALKLAARLALAGGEAVTGITLLMVVGGSYVARHVQNVDLRVARLTQEPNWQRLRQHHLEAEVYPVLEEGRDFLRSLGVTAPIELEVAEGRVGDEIVARARAGAYSHLIMGRRGLSPVKALLLGSVTRRVLSLAENLTVVVAPLAEGTPPIAGLFPILVPLDGSEASLAALRQAAGLAAALRPPAPGLLLLHVVDVALLGAGESPPETWSLWQEQGERVLQQGRELLAAEGLGEMAEELLLVGDPGDTIAATAQERGCPLIFMGSRGLSGLAKLLVGSVASRVVHLATGSAVAVVYL, encoded by the coding sequence ATGAGTCCTTTTCCATTTCCGGTGACCCGGATGCTCCTCCCCTATGACGGCAGCCCCGGAGCCCGAGAGGCCCTGAAGCTGGCGGCCCGCCTCGCCCTGGCCGGAGGGGAAGCGGTCACGGGTATCACTTTGCTCATGGTGGTGGGCGGCAGTTACGTGGCCCGTCACGTCCAGAACGTGGATCTGCGGGTCGCCCGCCTTACCCAGGAGCCCAACTGGCAGCGCCTCCGGCAGCACCATCTGGAGGCGGAAGTGTATCCGGTGCTGGAAGAGGGCCGGGATTTTCTGCGCTCCCTGGGGGTGACGGCCCCCATCGAGCTGGAGGTGGCGGAAGGCCGGGTGGGAGATGAAATCGTGGCGCGAGCCCGGGCAGGGGCTTATTCCCACCTTATCATGGGCCGCCGGGGCCTTTCCCCCGTGAAGGCCCTGCTTTTGGGGAGCGTCACCCGGCGGGTGCTCTCCCTGGCGGAGAACCTCACAGTGGTGGTGGCGCCCCTGGCGGAAGGCACCCCGCCTATAGCCGGCCTCTTCCCCATCCTGGTGCCTTTGGATGGCTCGGAGGCCAGTCTGGCGGCCCTGCGCCAGGCCGCGGGGCTGGCCGCGGCCCTCCGGCCCCCGGCCCCGGGCCTCTTGCTCCTGCATGTGGTGGACGTGGCCCTGCTGGGCGCGGGGGAAAGCCCACCGGAGACCTGGTCTCTCTGGCAGGAGCAGGGGGAAAGGGTCCTGCAGCAGGGGCGGGAGCTTCTGGCGGCGGAGGGCCTGGGCGAGATGGCCGAGGAACTCCTCCTGGTGGGGGATCCGGGGGACACCATCGCCGCCACCGCCCAGGAGCGGGGCTGTCCCCTGATCTTTATGGGCAGCCGGGGCCTGTCGGGGCTGGCCAAACTGCTGGTGGGGAGCGTCGCCAGCCGGGTGGTGCATCTCGCCACCGGCTCAGCGGTGGCGGTGGTCTATCTCTAA
- a CDS encoding biotin--[acetyl-CoA-carboxylase] ligase, giving the protein MESDAGLGELVAILRRAEGPVSGESLAARLGLSRTAVWKRVQRLKALGYEIIGEPRHGYRLLATPDRLLPFEVLEGLHTRRFRGPVHSFLRLGSTNDLAKELGRREAPEGTLVVAEAQDAGRGRLGRTWTSPAGVGLYASLILRPPLPPVELPRLTLTVAVAAARALERTAGISPGIKWPNDLLLHGRKLAGILTELETEAERLRYVVVGLGLNVNTPTFPPELAETATSLLLTTGRTHSRLALLRAFLEDFEALYELFLARRFPEILAQWQARSVTLGRPARVRQGEQEICGLAVGVDPEGALLLQTEGGEIVRVTSGELAPDPTVGPGA; this is encoded by the coding sequence ATGGAAAGCGATGCAGGTCTGGGGGAGCTGGTGGCCATCTTGCGCCGGGCTGAAGGGCCGGTGTCCGGCGAGAGCCTGGCGGCCCGCCTGGGCCTCAGCCGCACCGCGGTCTGGAAACGCGTCCAGCGGCTCAAGGCCCTGGGCTACGAGATCATCGGCGAGCCCCGCCATGGCTACCGCCTGTTGGCCACGCCGGACCGCCTGCTTCCCTTTGAAGTGCTGGAGGGCCTGCATACCCGGCGTTTCCGGGGGCCGGTGCACTCCTTCCTCCGCCTGGGCTCCACCAACGACCTGGCCAAGGAGCTGGGCCGCCGGGAGGCTCCCGAAGGCACCCTGGTGGTGGCCGAGGCCCAGGACGCCGGGCGGGGCCGCCTGGGGCGCACCTGGACCTCGCCTGCCGGGGTGGGGCTGTATGCCTCCCTTATCCTCCGGCCGCCCCTGCCGCCGGTGGAGCTCCCCCGCCTCACCCTCACCGTGGCGGTGGCCGCCGCCCGGGCCCTGGAGCGCACCGCAGGCATCAGCCCCGGCATCAAGTGGCCCAACGATCTCCTCCTGCACGGCCGCAAGCTGGCCGGCATCCTCACCGAGCTGGAGACCGAGGCCGAGCGCCTCCGCTATGTGGTGGTGGGGCTGGGGCTCAATGTCAACACCCCCACCTTTCCCCCGGAGCTGGCGGAGACCGCCACCTCCCTGCTGCTCACCACCGGCCGGACGCACTCCCGCCTGGCCCTCCTTCGGGCCTTCCTGGAGGACTTCGAGGCCCTCTATGAGCTCTTTCTGGCCCGGCGTTTCCCGGAGATTCTGGCCCAATGGCAGGCGCGCTCCGTCACTTTGGGGCGGCCAGCCCGGGTGCGGCAGGGGGAGCAGGAGATCTGCGGCCTGGCAGTGGGGGTGGATCCGGAGGGGGCCCTGCTGCTTCAGACCGAGGGGGGCGAGATAGTGCGGGTGACCTCAGGAGAGCTGGCCCCGGACCCGACCGTCGGGCCCGGGGCGTGA
- a CDS encoding J domain-containing protein: MAEMDYYQILGVDRNASPEDIKKAYRKLAQKYHPDKAKGNKKEAEERFKQISEAYAVLSNPEKRREYDTYGSQAFRAKFSQEDIFRGFDFGDIFDLGFNEGILGRIFGGLGGRGKGARTRVFEFGGGGPFQAGGFQTQAPLKGEDIQVEVPITLHEMAFGAEKLISFQRNGQTERVTVKIPPGTLPGKRLRVAEKGRPSPMGGPPGDLYVRLKEVEHPVFKRDGHDLYVDRHIKFTESALGTKVTVPTLDGKTMSLKVPPGTASHTKMRLKNYGLPHANGKTRGDQYVRIIVDIPTELTKRQKALLEELAREGL; encoded by the coding sequence ATGGCAGAGATGGATTATTACCAGATTCTCGGGGTGGACCGCAACGCCTCCCCGGAAGACATCAAAAAGGCCTATCGCAAGCTGGCCCAGAAATATCACCCCGACAAGGCCAAAGGCAACAAAAAGGAGGCGGAGGAGCGCTTCAAGCAGATCAGTGAAGCCTACGCCGTCTTAAGCAACCCGGAGAAGCGCCGGGAGTACGACACCTACGGCTCCCAGGCCTTCCGGGCCAAGTTCAGCCAGGAGGACATCTTTCGGGGCTTCGATTTCGGGGACATCTTCGATCTGGGCTTCAATGAGGGCATCCTCGGCCGCATCTTCGGGGGCCTGGGCGGCCGCGGCAAGGGGGCCCGCACCCGGGTCTTCGAGTTTGGGGGCGGCGGGCCTTTCCAGGCGGGGGGCTTCCAGACCCAGGCGCCCCTCAAGGGTGAGGACATCCAGGTGGAGGTGCCCATCACCCTCCATGAGATGGCCTTCGGCGCCGAAAAGCTCATCAGCTTCCAGCGCAACGGCCAGACCGAGCGGGTGACGGTGAAAATCCCTCCCGGCACCCTGCCCGGCAAGCGTCTCAGGGTGGCGGAAAAAGGCCGGCCCAGCCCCATGGGCGGCCCCCCGGGGGATCTGTACGTGCGCCTCAAGGAGGTGGAGCATCCGGTTTTCAAGCGGGACGGCCACGACCTCTATGTGGACCGCCACATCAAGTTCACCGAGTCGGCCCTGGGCACCAAGGTCACCGTCCCCACCCTGGACGGCAAGACCATGAGCCTGAAGGTGCCCCCCGGCACCGCCAGCCATACCAAGATGCGCCTGAAAAATTACGGCCTGCCCCATGCCAACGGCAAGACCCGGGGGGATCAGTACGTCCGCATCATCGTGGACATTCCCACCGAGCTCACCAAACGGCAAAAGGCCCTCTTAGAGGAGCTGGCCCGGGAAGGCCTCTGA
- a CDS encoding FprA family A-type flavoprotein — MPVTIAPQVYWVGAIDWTMRDFHGYLTEAGSTYNAFLVVDDKVTLIDTVKKGFLPEMLARIREILPPEKIDYIVCNHVEMDHSGSLAELTRLVNPEKIFCSPLGKVGLTRHYKEDLPLAEVKTGNEVSLGRYHLMFLETPMLHWPDSMMTFLKEEQILFSSDGFGAHYASSQRVIKNRHDCPPKYYYELKKYYANILMPMGTLITQLLDKVAKLGLEFKLIAPDHGCVYENPGWVLEAYRNWAAGVTQPKGLVIYDTMWHSTEMLAHAFLEGLMDAGVEAQLHHLRATHYSDTVTELLEAGLMLLGSPTINNNMFPSMGQFLTYLKGLKPKRKAAMAFGSYGWSGQAVGLINQELEAMQLKPVHEGFQVRYIPDPEELAQARALGEKLAREHLLPSA, encoded by the coding sequence ATGCCTGTGACCATCGCCCCTCAGGTCTACTGGGTGGGGGCCATCGACTGGACCATGCGGGATTTCCACGGCTACCTCACGGAAGCCGGCTCCACCTACAACGCCTTTCTGGTGGTGGACGACAAAGTCACCCTCATCGACACGGTGAAAAAAGGCTTTCTCCCGGAGATGCTGGCCCGCATCCGGGAGATCCTGCCGCCGGAGAAGATTGACTACATCGTCTGCAACCATGTGGAGATGGACCATTCCGGCAGCCTGGCGGAGCTGACCCGGCTGGTGAACCCGGAGAAGATCTTCTGCTCGCCTCTGGGCAAGGTAGGCCTGACCCGCCACTACAAGGAGGACCTCCCCCTGGCGGAGGTGAAGACCGGCAATGAGGTCTCCCTGGGACGGTATCACCTCATGTTCCTGGAGACCCCCATGCTCCATTGGCCGGATTCCATGATGACCTTCCTCAAGGAGGAGCAGATCCTCTTTTCCAGTGACGGCTTCGGAGCCCATTATGCCTCCAGCCAGCGGGTCATCAAAAACCGGCATGACTGCCCGCCCAAGTACTATTATGAGCTGAAAAAATACTACGCCAATATTCTCATGCCCATGGGCACCCTCATCACCCAGCTCCTGGACAAGGTGGCCAAGCTGGGGCTGGAATTCAAGCTCATCGCCCCGGACCATGGCTGTGTCTATGAAAACCCCGGCTGGGTGCTGGAGGCGTATCGCAATTGGGCCGCCGGGGTCACCCAACCCAAGGGCCTGGTCATCTACGACACCATGTGGCACAGCACCGAGATGCTGGCCCACGCCTTCCTGGAAGGCCTCATGGACGCCGGGGTGGAGGCCCAGCTCCATCACCTCCGGGCCACCCATTACTCCGACACCGTCACCGAGCTTTTGGAGGCGGGCCTGATGCTTCTGGGCTCCCCCACCATCAACAACAACATGTTCCCCTCCATGGGGCAGTTTCTCACCTATCTCAAGGGCCTCAAGCCCAAGAGGAAGGCGGCCATGGCCTTCGGCTCCTACGGCTGGAGCGGCCAGGCCGTGGGGCTCATCAACCAGGAGCTGGAGGCCATGCAGCTCAAGCCGGTACACGAGGGCTTCCAGGTGCGCTATATCCCGGACCCGGAGGAGCTGGCTCAGGCTCGGGCCCTGGGAGAGAAGTTGGCCCGGGAGCACCTTCTGCCCTCGGCCTGA
- a CDS encoding DUF434 domain-containing protein, translated as MTLPPLEILRRAAADFRYLLNRGYPRQAALTLVGNRYDLDRTARQLLHRGVCDRETARARRAKLRRLKSLAGQPLLVDGHNVLITLEAALRGLPLIRADDGFVRDVAELSRAFRPGPRTTQALYLLVAALRRAQVGPVTVLLDAPMRKSGELAREIRQSLTAAGIAGEARAVPVPEQELLTAGLPVATSDTQLVDAVAVVVDLAGEIIRRHLAPTGSLTLITWR; from the coding sequence ATGACCCTGCCTCCCCTCGAAATTCTCCGCCGGGCGGCGGCGGATTTCCGCTACCTCCTGAACCGGGGCTATCCCCGGCAGGCCGCCCTCACATTGGTGGGCAACCGCTATGACCTGGACCGCACCGCCCGCCAGCTCCTGCACCGGGGAGTCTGCGATAGGGAAACCGCCCGGGCCCGCCGCGCCAAGCTCCGGCGCCTGAAGAGCCTTGCCGGGCAGCCGCTTTTGGTGGACGGCCACAATGTCCTCATCACCTTGGAGGCGGCGCTGCGAGGTCTCCCCCTAATCCGGGCGGATGACGGCTTCGTGCGGGATGTGGCGGAGCTCTCCCGGGCCTTTCGCCCGGGGCCGCGCACCACCCAGGCCCTATATCTCCTGGTGGCGGCCCTCCGGCGGGCTCAGGTGGGGCCGGTGACGGTGCTTTTGGATGCCCCCATGCGCAAAAGCGGGGAGCTCGCCCGGGAGATCCGCCAGTCCCTGACCGCGGCGGGGATTGCCGGAGAAGCCCGGGCCGTGCCGGTGCCGGAGCAGGAGCTTCTCACTGCCGGCCTGCCGGTGGCCACCAGCGACACCCAGCTGGTGGACGCCGTGGCCGTGGTGGTGGACCTGGCCGGGGAGATCATCCGGCGCCATCTTGCCCCCACCGGCAGCCTGACCCTCATCACCTGGAGATAA
- a CDS encoding FKBP-type peptidyl-prolyl cis-trans isomerase — protein MRLKWLAVLGMALLAAQAGAAAKPVLKTEKDKVSYAMGVDMARGLKQQEVDVNPEALVRGLQDMLAGRSLLMDEEEIKQTRTKFVGEVRRKQHQARLLAGEKNKAEGDAFLAANKTQEGVMTLESGLQYKVLKAGEGKKPTAEDTVEVNYRGTFVNGSEFDSSYSRGQPATISLKEAIPAWREALQLMPVGSKWQLFVHPRLAYGERGLGPVIGPNATLIFEVELLGIK, from the coding sequence ATGAGACTCAAGTGGCTGGCGGTCCTGGGGATGGCGCTCCTGGCGGCCCAGGCGGGCGCGGCGGCAAAGCCGGTCCTCAAGACCGAGAAGGACAAGGTGAGTTACGCCATGGGTGTGGACATGGCCCGAGGCCTCAAACAACAGGAGGTGGACGTTAATCCGGAGGCCCTGGTCAGGGGCCTGCAGGACATGCTGGCGGGTAGGAGTCTCCTGATGGATGAAGAGGAGATCAAGCAAACCCGGACCAAATTTGTGGGCGAGGTCAGGCGCAAACAGCACCAGGCCAGGCTGCTGGCGGGAGAGAAAAACAAAGCGGAGGGGGACGCCTTTCTGGCGGCCAACAAGACCCAGGAAGGGGTGATGACCCTGGAGAGCGGGCTCCAATACAAGGTCCTCAAGGCCGGCGAGGGCAAAAAGCCCACCGCGGAAGACACCGTGGAGGTCAACTACCGGGGCACCTTTGTCAACGGCAGCGAGTTTGACAGCTCTTACAGCCGGGGACAGCCCGCCACCATCTCCCTCAAGGAGGCCATCCCTGCCTGGCGGGAGGCCTTGCAGCTCATGCCGGTGGGCTCCAAGTGGCAGCTCTTCGTCCACCCCCGGCTGGCCTACGGCGAGCGAGGCTTGGGGCCGGTCATCGGGCCCAACGCCACGCTGATTTTTGAGGTGGAGCTTCTGGGCATCAAGTGA